A stretch of Falco rusticolus isolate bFalRus1 chromosome 2, bFalRus1.pri, whole genome shotgun sequence DNA encodes these proteins:
- the SAP18 gene encoding histone deacetylase complex subunit SAP18, with the protein MAVESRVTQEEIKKEPEKPIDREKTCPLLLRVFTTNNGRHHRMDEFSRGNVPSSELQIYTWMDATLKELTSLVKEVYPEARKKGTHFNFAIVFTDLKRPGYRVKEIGSTMSGRKGTDDSMTLQSQKFQIGDYLDIAITPPNRAPPPSSRMRPY; encoded by the exons ATGGCGGTGGAGTCGCGCGTTACGCAGGAGGAGATTAAGAAGGAGCCGGAGAAGCCGATCGACCGGGAGAAG ACGTGTCCGCTGCTGCTTCGCGTCTTCACCACCAACAACGGGCGGCACCACCGCATGGACGAGTTCTCCCGCGGCAACGTGCCCTCCAGCGAGCTGCAGATCTACACTTG GATGGATGCAACTCTGAAAGAGCTGACCAGCTTAGTGAAAGAAGTTTACCCAGAAGCACGGAAGAAGGGCACACACTTCAATTTTGCAATTGTTTTTACAGATCTCAAGAGGCCTGGGTATAG GGTGAAGGAGATCGGCAGTACCATGTCGGGCAGGAAGGGCACAGATGATTCTATGACATTGCAGTCCCAGAAATTCCAGATAGGAGACTACTTGGATATAGCAATCACTCCTCCAAACCGTGCACCGCCCCCATCAAGCCGCATGAGACCATACTAA